One window of Medicago truncatula cultivar Jemalong A17 chromosome 2, MtrunA17r5.0-ANR, whole genome shotgun sequence genomic DNA carries:
- the LOC11418300 gene encoding putative pentatricopeptide repeat-containing protein At1g19290 — MFRSSLFKKPILLSLTQRSFHSSIPLQWKLRQETTNLPHPELLDRITRLLILNRPQSLHNLTFKYSDHLTDSLLRRLRLHPSACLSFFHLATQNSHYRPHSLSYSILLHILTHARLFPEATTVLRQLMDLHCTNNYRAYAVCNHVFSVYKEFGFCSGVFDMLMKAFAERGMTKHALYVFDEMSRIGRVPGLRSCSFLLGKLVQKGEGRVAVMVFDQIVGTGIVPDVYMCSIVVNAHCQVGRVDVAMEVLEKMVKEGLEPNVVTYNGLVNGYVGRGDFEGVERVLRLMSERGVSRNVVTCTMLMRGYCKKGKMDEAEKLLREVEEDELLVVDERVYGVLVDGYCQMGRMEDAVRIRDEMLRVGLKVNMVICNTLIKGYCKLGQVCEAERVFVGMVDWNLKPDCYSYNTLLDGYCREGKVSKAFMLCEEMLGDGITPTVVTYNTVIKGLVDVGSYDDALHLWHLMVERGVTPNEISCCTMLDCFFKMGDSDRAMMLWKEILGRGFTKSTVAFNTMISGLCKMGKLMEAGAVFDRMKELGLSPDEITYRTLSDGYCKNGNVQEAFQIKGVMERQAMSASIEMYNSLIDGLFKIRKLNDVTDLLVEMQTRGLSPNVVTYGTLISGWCDEQKLDKAFHLYFEMIERGFTPNVVVCSKIVSSLYRDDRISEATVILDKMLDFDILAVHNKCSDKLVKNDLTLEAQKIADSLDKSDICNSLSNNIVYNIAIDGLCKSGKLDEARSVLSVLMSRGFLPDNFTYCTLIHACSVSGNVDEAFKLRDEMLEKGLIPNITIYNALINGLCKLGNIDRAQRLFYKLYQKGLVPNAVTYNILIGCYCRIGDLDKASRLREKMTEEGISTRIIP; from the coding sequence ATGTTTCGTTCTTCCCTCTTCAAAAAACCCATTCTCCTCTCTCTCACACAACGTTCCTTCCACTCTTCCATTCCTCTTCAATGGAAGCTTCGTCAAGAAACAACAAACCTCCCTCACCCCGAACTCCTCGACCGAATCACCCGCCTCCTCATCCTCAACCGTCCTCAATCCCTCCACAATCTCACCTTCAAATACTCCGACCACCTCACTGATTCCCTCCTCCGTCGCCTCCGTCTCCACCCCTCCGCCTGCCTCTCCTTCTTCCATCTCGCCACACAAAACTCTCATTACCGCCCACATTCCCTTTCCTACTCCATCCTGCTTCACATTCTCACACATGCTCGTCTTTTCCCCGAAGCAACCACCGTTCTCCGCCAGCTTATGGACCTTCATTGCACGAATAATTACCGTGCATACGCGGTGTGTAATCATGTTTTCTCGGTTTATAAGGAGTTTGGATTTTGTTCTGGTGTTTTTGATATGTTGATGAAGGCTTTTGCGGAAAGAGGGATGACGAAACATGCACTCtatgtgtttgatgaaatgtcgAGGATTGGTAGAGTGCCGGGTTTAAGGTCGTGTAGTTTCTTGTTGGGTAAGTTAGTTCAGAAGGGTGAAGGGAGGGTAGCGGTTATGGTTTTTGATCAGATTGTGGGGACTGGGATTGTGCCGGATGTTTATATGTGTAGTATTGTTGTCAACGCGCATTGTCAGGTTGGGAGGGTGGATGTTGCTATGGAGGTTTTGGAGAAGATGGTGAAGGAGGGGTTGGAGCCGAATGTTGTAACTTACAATGGTTTGGTTAATGGGTATGTTGGTCGAGGTGATTTTGAAGGAGTTGAGAGGGTGTTGAGGTTGATGTCTGAGAGAGGGGTTTCGAGGAATGTGGTTACTTGTACGATGTTGATGAGGGGGTATTGTAAGAAGGGGAAGATGGATGAGGCGGAGAAGTTGCTTCGGGAAGTGGAGGAGGATGAGTTGTTGGTTGTTGATGAGCGTGTTTATGGTGTGTTGGTGGATGGGTATTGTCAAATGGGGAGAATGGAGGATGCTGTTAGGATTCGAGATGAGATGTTGAGGGTTGGGTTGAAGGTGAATATGGTTATTTGTAACACGTTGATTAAGGGATATTGTAAGCTTGGTCAGGTTTGTGAAGCTGAGCGAGTGTTTGTGGGGATGGTGGATTGGAATTTGAAGCCGGATTGTTATAGCTATAATACACTTTTGGATGGATACTGCAGAGAAGGGAAAGTGAGCAAGGCTTTTATGCTTTGCGAGGAGATGTTAGGAGACGGGATTACTCCAACAGTTGTGACGTATAATACTGTTATCAAGGGATTGGTTGATGTGGGTTCCTATGATGATGCTTTGCACCTTTGGCATTTGATGGTGGAAAGAGGTGTGACTCCGAATGAGATCAGCTGTTGTACTATGCTTGATTGCTTTTTCAAGATGGGAGATTCTGACAGGGCCATGATGCTTTGGAAAGAAATTTTAGGTAGGGGTTTTACTAAGAGCACAGTTGCATTCAATACGATGATCAGTGGATTGTGTAAGATGGGGAAATTGATGGAAGCTGGGGCTGTTTTTGACAGGATGAAGGAACTTGGATTGTCACCGGATGAAATAACGTATAGGACTTTGAGTGATGGATATTGTAAAAATGGGAATGTTCAGGAAGCTTTTCAAATTAAAGGTGTGATGGAAAGACAAGCAATGTCTGCTTCCATTGAAATGTACAATTCCCTTATTGATGGACTTTTTAAGATTAGGAAGTTGAATGATGTTACTGATCTCCTTGTTGAGATGCAAACAAGAGGATTATCACCAAATGTTGTTACCTATGGAACCCTTATTTCTGGTTGGTGCGATGAACAGAAGCTGGACAAAgcttttcatttatattttgagATGATTGAAAGAGGGTTCACTCCCAATGTAGTGGTTTGTAGCAAAATTGTTAGCAGCCTTTATCGGGATGATAGAATCTCTGAAGCTACTGTGATCCTAGACAAAATGTTGGATTTTGATATTCTTGCAGTTCATAATAAATGTTCTGATAAGTTGGTCAAAAACGATTTAACTTTAGAAGCTCAGAAAATTGCTGATTCGCTTGATAAAAGTGATATATGTAATTCTCTTTCAAATAATATTGTGTACAACATAGCTATAGATGGACTTTGCAAGTCTGGAAAGCTCGATGAAGCAAGAAGTGTTCTGTCAGTTTTGATGTCTAGAGGTTTTCTTCCAGATAATTTCACATATTGTACATTAATTCATGCCTGTTCAGTTTCTGGCAATGTAGATGAAGCTTTCAAGTTAAGGGATGAGATGTTGGAGAAGGGTCTCATTCCAAATATCACAATATATAATGCATTAATAAATGGTTTGTGCAAATTAGGAAATATTGATCGAGCACAGAGACTCTTCTACAAACTTTATCAAAAGGGTTTGGTTCCTAATGCTGTCACCTACAATATACTAATTGGTTGTTACTGTAGAATTGGTGATCTTGATAAAGCCTCTAGACTGAGAGAGAAGATGACAGAAGAAGGGATTTCTACTCGTATTATACCTTGA